One Dokdonia sp. Dokd-P16 genomic window carries:
- a CDS encoding single-stranded DNA-binding protein yields MAGTINKVILIGHTGDDVKMNYFEGGNCIGRFPLATNEEYVNRTTGERVSNTEWHNIVVRNKAAEICEKYLKKGDKVYVEGRLKTRKWTDDKGMDRYSTEIQCQEFTFLTPKGENQGQSQGGGQQAQQPVQAARPQAQPYNPNQPAQPAQPSTDTSDVDDLPF; encoded by the coding sequence ATGGCAGGAACAATCAATAAAGTGATCTTAATAGGTCACACGGGAGATGATGTAAAGATGAACTACTTTGAGGGTGGTAATTGTATAGGACGTTTTCCGCTGGCGACTAATGAGGAATACGTAAATCGCACCACAGGTGAACGCGTAAGCAATACGGAGTGGCACAACATCGTAGTGCGCAATAAAGCTGCCGAAATTTGCGAGAAGTACCTCAAAAAAGGTGACAAAGTATATGTAGAAGGACGTCTAAAGACTCGTAAGTGGACAGACGATAAAGGAATGGACAGATACTCTACAGAGATCCAGTGCCAAGAGTTTACTTTTCTTACTCCTAAAGGTGAAAACCAAGGGCAGTCACAAGGAGGTGGACAACAAGCACAACAACCTGTACAAGCAGCACGTCCTCAAGCACAACCTTACAACCCTAACCAGCCGGCACAACCAGCACAGCCTTCTACAGACACTAGTGATGTAGATGATTTGCCATTTTAA
- a CDS encoding DUF3244 domain-containing protein: MKQTLKFSAIAFLLFTATTTFAATSEMTHYDVQPELLIKTSNPGDKIKKASNAIDKDVFTEGTDMVYVSFSNPELQRIKLEVRDGLNRIVYSKEIDGEASVSKTFNFTGAYKGYYTIHIGNEKKSFSKEFEIL; this comes from the coding sequence ATGAAACAGACACTAAAATTTTCAGCAATTGCATTTTTATTATTTACTGCTACTACAACATTTGCAGCTACTAGTGAGATGACACATTATGACGTACAACCTGAGCTTTTAATTAAGACTTCAAATCCAGGTGATAAAATTAAAAAAGCGTCTAATGCAATAGACAAAGATGTTTTTACAGAAGGAACAGACATGGTATATGTGAGTTTTTCTAATCCAGAGTTACAACGTATCAAGCTAGAAGTGAGAGATGGACTTAACCGTATCGTTTACTCAAAAGAGATTGACGGAGAAGCTTCGGTAAGCAAGACTTTTAACTTTACAGGGGCTTACAAGGGATATTACACTATCCATATCGGAAACGAAAAAAAGAGCTTTAGCAAAGAGTTTGAAATACTATAA